One Salvia splendens isolate huo1 chromosome 12, SspV2, whole genome shotgun sequence genomic window carries:
- the LOC121757821 gene encoding probable inactive purple acid phosphatase 29: MPLFTLKKKENLRQASSCSDLNTTSFIRRLILAEKPNLIVFTGDNIFGFDASDAVKSMNQAFGPAVNSGIPWAAVLGNHDQESTLSREGVMTHIVGMENTLSQLNPGGAHVVDGMKLAFSLSIFGRSLNL; this comes from the exons ATGCCATTATTTAcactaaaaaaaaaagaaaat CTCCGCCAGGCCTCCAGCTGCTCCGATCTCAACACCACCTCCTTCATCCGCCGCTTGATCCTCGCCGAGAAGCCGAATCTCATCGTCTTCACCG GGGATAACATATTCGGATTCGATGCGAGCGACGCGGTGAAGTCAATGAACCAGGCGTTTGGTCCTGCAGTTAACTCCGGCATCCCGTGGGCGGCGGTGCTGGGGAATCACGACCAGGAGTCGACTCTGTCGAGGGAAGGTGTGATGACGCATATAGTGGGGATGGAGAACACGCTGTCACAGCTGAATCCAGGCGGAGCTCACGTCGTCGATGGAATGAAATTGGCTTTTTCCCTCTCTATTTTTGGGAGGAGTTTGAATTTGTGA